A region of the Variovorax sp. 54 genome:
GCCGGCGATAGTTCAGGTGCAGGAAGTCGAGATCCACGGCGTCAGACCACCACGGGTTCCGGCTCCAGCCGGATGCCGAAGCGCTCGTATACGCTGGTCTGGATCGCCTTGGCCAGCGTCATCACCTCGCCGCCCGTCACCGGGTTGGCCGAGCCGCCCCGGTTGACCAGCACCAGCGCCTGCCTTTCGTAGACGCCGGCGTTGCCGACCGATTTGCCCTTCCAGCCGCAGGCGTCGATGAGCCAGCCGGCCGCGAGCTTGATGCTGCCGTCGTCCATCGGGTAATGCACGATCTTGGGGTCGCGCGCGATGATGTCGGCGCACTGCTCGGGCGTCACCGTCGGGTTCTTGAAAAAGCTGCCGGCGTTGCCCAGCACGCGCCAGTCGGGCAGCTTGGCGCGGCGGATCGCGCAGATCCACTCGAAGATGTCGACCGCGCTGGGCGTGAAGTTGGCGGTTTCTTCCATCTTGCGTTCGAGGTCGAGGTAGCCGACCACCGGCTTCCACGGCTTCGGCAGCCGAAAGCGCACCCGCGTGATGACCGCGCGGCCCGCCAGGCCGAAGTCGTTCGGGCCGCTGCGCACGTGCTTGAAGACCGAATCGCGGTAGCCGAAGGCGCACTGCGCCGCATCGAGCGTGAAGGCGCGGCCGGTTTCGAGGTCGAAGGCGTCGAGCGAGTCGAAGCGGTCCTGCAGCTCGACGCCGTAGGCGCCGATGTTCTGCACGGGCGCGCCGCCCACGGTGCCTGGGATGAGCGCCAGGTTTTCGAGCCCCGGGTAGCCGCTGCGCACCATCCATTCGACGGTGTCGTGCCAGGTTTCGCCGGCGCCGGCCTCCACGATCCAGGCGCGCGGCGTCTCTTCGACCAGCCGCCGGCCTTTGATCTCGACCTTCAGCACCAGCGGCTTGACATCGCCCGTGAGCACGATGTTGCTGCCGCCGCCGAGCACGAAACGGGGTTCGTTGCGCCAGGCGGGGTCGGCGTGCAGCGCGACCAGGTCGGCCTCGCTGGCGATGCGCGCCAGGTGCTGCGCACGCGCGACGATGCCGAAGCTGTTGTAGGGCTGCAGCGGGACATTGGACTCCACGATCATGGGAGAATTGTCGCATTCAGTCCCCGTGCGTCCAGGAGTGCCCATGC
Encoded here:
- the murB gene encoding UDP-N-acetylmuramate dehydrogenase, producing MIVESNVPLQPYNSFGIVARAQHLARIASEADLVALHADPAWRNEPRFVLGGGSNIVLTGDVKPLVLKVEIKGRRLVEETPRAWIVEAGAGETWHDTVEWMVRSGYPGLENLALIPGTVGGAPVQNIGAYGVELQDRFDSLDAFDLETGRAFTLDAAQCAFGYRDSVFKHVRSGPNDFGLAGRAVITRVRFRLPKPWKPVVGYLDLERKMEETANFTPSAVDIFEWICAIRRAKLPDWRVLGNAGSFFKNPTVTPEQCADIIARDPKIVHYPMDDGSIKLAAGWLIDACGWKGKSVGNAGVYERQALVLVNRGGSANPVTGGEVMTLAKAIQTSVYERFGIRLEPEPVVV